A part of Catenulispora sp. GP43 genomic DNA contains:
- a CDS encoding SMP-30/gluconolactonase/LRE family protein: MLRRTLVTLAATGVALAALPATAMAATARHHKQGPYTITVDGQNAFPESIAADTHDMYTGSIDDGTVYRGRLGTKTLEPFLPAGTDGRTQVTGIKIAGDRLLVAGAFTGRFFVYTKTGKLVASYTVPDTGEKTLVNDEAVAPNGDVYITDSLRAVVYRVPAAEVHARATGIHRALQVAYHLPDYVAGTSNGNGIVATPDGKSLIIGYWYSGALYRLTLATGEVRKIDAPPLASADGMVLHGDTLYIARSVNNDVATLRLSQHDSRGTLVSERTYPGADTTTGIAVAGDRLLVTNSQMDTYLYGAPLTSPVFTVENLPLR; the protein is encoded by the coding sequence ATGCTGCGACGGACACTGGTGACCCTGGCCGCGACGGGGGTCGCCCTGGCCGCCCTCCCGGCCACGGCCATGGCTGCGACCGCCCGACACCACAAACAGGGTCCTTACACGATCACCGTCGACGGCCAGAACGCTTTCCCCGAAAGCATCGCGGCCGACACCCACGACATGTACACCGGGAGCATCGACGACGGCACCGTCTACCGCGGACGCCTGGGAACCAAGACGCTCGAACCCTTCCTCCCGGCCGGCACGGACGGCCGCACCCAGGTCACGGGCATCAAAATCGCCGGCGACCGGCTCCTGGTCGCGGGCGCCTTCACCGGCCGCTTCTTCGTTTACACCAAGACCGGCAAGCTCGTCGCCTCCTACACCGTTCCCGACACCGGCGAGAAGACCCTCGTCAACGACGAGGCGGTGGCCCCGAATGGAGACGTCTACATCACCGACTCCCTGCGTGCGGTGGTCTACCGCGTCCCGGCCGCCGAGGTCCACGCCCGGGCCACCGGAATCCACCGCGCCCTGCAGGTCGCCTATCACCTGCCGGACTACGTGGCCGGCACGTCCAACGGCAACGGCATCGTCGCCACCCCGGACGGCAAGTCCCTGATCATCGGGTACTGGTACAGCGGCGCCCTCTACCGGCTGACCCTGGCCACCGGCGAGGTCCGCAAGATCGACGCGCCGCCGCTGGCCAGTGCCGACGGGATGGTGCTGCACGGCGACACCCTCTACATCGCGCGTTCCGTGAACAACGACGTCGCCACCCTGCGGCTGTCCCAGCACGACAGCCGCGGCACGCTCGTCTCCGAGCGCACCTACCCGGGAGCCGACACCACCACCGGCATCGCCGTCGCCGGGGACCGATTGCTGGTGACCAACTCCCAGATGGACACCTACCTCTACGGCGCTCCGCTGACCAGCCCCGTGTTCACCGTGGAGAACCTGCCGTTGCGTTAA
- a CDS encoding phosphonate degradation HD-domain oxygenase, translating to MNPIDTIAALFADQGARDYLGEPVTQAAHMLQAAALAAAAGAPDSLVAAALLHDIGHFTGPISGQELMAGTDNRHSHAGADWLAAWFPEAVTEPVRLHVAAKRYLCAVEPGYFGELSEASVHTLNVQGGPMTAEQAERFAGGPYAEQAVALRRWDEAAKVPDADVPGFEHYQPLLEGLLCR from the coding sequence ATGAATCCGATCGACACGATAGCCGCGCTGTTCGCCGACCAAGGCGCCCGCGACTACCTCGGCGAGCCGGTGACCCAGGCCGCGCACATGCTCCAAGCCGCCGCCCTGGCCGCGGCCGCCGGCGCGCCGGATTCCCTCGTGGCCGCCGCCCTCCTGCACGACATCGGCCACTTCACCGGACCGATCAGCGGCCAGGAGCTGATGGCGGGCACCGACAACCGCCACAGCCACGCCGGCGCCGACTGGCTTGCCGCCTGGTTCCCGGAAGCGGTCACCGAACCGGTCCGGCTGCACGTGGCGGCGAAGCGCTACTTGTGCGCCGTCGAGCCCGGATACTTCGGCGAGCTGTCCGAAGCGTCCGTCCACACGCTGAACGTGCAAGGCGGCCCGATGACCGCCGAGCAGGCCGAGCGATTCGCCGGGGGTCCCTATGCGGAGCAGGCGGTGGCCCTGCGCCGCTGGGACGAGGCGGCGAAGGTTCCCGACGCCGACGTCCCAGGGTTCGAGCATTACCAGCCGCTGCTGGAAGGGCTGTTGTGCCGTTAA